A single window of Narcine bancroftii isolate sNarBan1 chromosome 1, sNarBan1.hap1, whole genome shotgun sequence DNA harbors:
- the LOC138754424 gene encoding allograft inflammatory factor 1-like, with product MPSGQQAQGGKMFGILRAQQEERLASVNKEFLEDQKYQDEENLAENLESFKKKYVEFDLNDQGDIDLMSLKQMLEKLGVPKTHLEVKKMIAEATGGSSETISYRNFVIMMLGKRSTVLRLIMMFEGKSDGNGSKPKRPPAKRDISSLP from the exons ATGCCTTCGGGACAGCAGGCACAGG GTGGCAAGATGTTCGGGATCCTGAGAGCGCAGCAGGAGGAGCGGCTGGCGAGTGTGAACAAG GAATTTCTGGAAGATCAAAAATATCAAGATGAAGAAAACTTAGCAGAAAATCTGGAATCTTTCAAAA AGAAGTATGTGGAATTTGATCTCAATGACCAAGGTGACATTG ACTTGATGAGCCTGaagcagatgctggagaaacttggagtTCCCAAAACTCACCTGGAAGTGAAGAAGATGATTGCAGAAGCTACCGGTGGCAGCAGTGAGACCATCTCTTATCGCAACTTTGTTATCATGATGCTGGGCAAGCGCTCCACAGTTCTCAGATT AATCATGATGTTTGAAGGAAAAAGTGACGGAAATGGTTCTAAACCCAAAAGACCTCCAGCTAAGAGAGACATCTCCAGCCTCCCTTGA